One Glycine max cultivar Williams 82 chromosome 1, Glycine_max_v4.0, whole genome shotgun sequence genomic window, TCAGCAAAGCTTGTGAAAGTCCTAGATTGAATGGAAGAAAGAACATGTATCAAGTAAACATTTTTGCAgaagaaaaggtaaaaaaattgtaagacgGAATAAAGGTAAACAAAATTACCAAAGAAGTTGCTACTTTAAAGGCGTCAGAAgttcaaagagggaaaataGCAAAACTTACTTATTCCCACCATTATCTGCACTACGCTCCACTGTGAACTCATTAAACCAAGGTAAGACAAGATATTTAATGTACTCCAAGCATGGGTTTCCTTCCACAGTCTTGGGAGGGCAATaagccttttttattttcacattcaCTTCAGCCTATATCCAAATATAAAGTTAAACAGACACaacacaagttttattttaaaaatatgaaggaaaattacaaataaaaggaaccacttaaaatatatttatcattaagGAACAAATACCTATACTTTGCCACAAAAAGCACAACCATATATTTCTTCATGGTTaatattttattccatttttatattttttgcaattttcacaaaatggaaaaaattCTTAGCCATCCTTTGAATTAAAACAGAACGCAACTAGATAGGTCTTAGCCTTTGTAATAATGACACAAATTTGATAACCCTATAAACAACTTACCTCCTCATCTTCCATGAAAATGGAAGATGATGGGTCACTTTTTGACATCTTTTCTTGCCCTTGCTGAAGACCAGGTAACATGTCTGCAAATCACCCCTAAATAAGTTAGTGAGAGATACACAACTTCAATATACACTATTCAAAAGGAGATTCGAAGAATACGGTGTGACAAGATAATGGGCTTGTTCTTCCTCTTAATGTCATCACAATACTCTCTGGCAAGTACGTTCACTTTCCGCTGATCCATTCCCAATTGGCAAATGTCGGCCTATTTTGCAATACAAACATTGATGCATATTATTATTCACTAACATGTTAGAAGCAAATTGACAAGTTGTTTTAGAGGTTAGGACATAAGAAACAGCACAACATGTGAATCttcaaatattgaaaataaataatacatagcTTAGATAaagacaaggaaaaaaaaaacaagaacaacacAATTGAAGTTAGTAGAAGAAATCATCCATTCTTGGTAGATGTAACTAACACATTCAAGGCTGTGAACATCTACCATGATTTCCATTTTTAATGAACATTGTAAAAATCAAGCATCAATTTATTTTCGGACAGTTCTCTACAGTAAACTAACAACATCCATTGTGAGCTTTTATAAGGTTATTTTAGAATGATTTTGTACAAATGGCAAGCTaataatgtatgtatacataaaataattgatgCAAGCACAAACATATAGAAAAAACCTGAAACACACCTTGAGGAAAAATATGTCAGCACACTGCATGCATGGATAGAATATCTGAGCAGCAGTTAATTCATCCTGTTCACTTCGTCCCATTATTTGGCTACACCtataaatcagaaaaaaaaaacacggaAAAACAATGTTTCAAGTCCAAATCCACTATTTACAAGAACACATGAAAGggaattttaaaaaggaaaggaacCTGATAATCCTTTTAAGATTGTTCTTCTGAGCTATATCCAACACAAGAGGCCAGTACTCATCAGCTCTGGCGTTAATCTCTTTGGAGGACCACAGAAACTCAACTTTCCCACTCTCCAGATCCATCCCAACAGCCTTCCAAATCTCGATCAAGTAACGGCCCACGGTCTCAATTTTCTTCAAATCTCCTCCCATCTTGTTGTTGAGCTTGGCAAACCAATCAGCAATCCATATTTTGACGATGCAACCGGCAGAAGTTAGCTTGTTCACATTGATTGTCTTCATAACACCCTATAATAACATATACAAGTAAAAGAAAGTACCTATTATGTAATCCACACCACCTTCAAAAGATTCCATTCCATTCACCTTAGAGAATTCAAGTAATCAACTACTCAATATAAGTACATaatatgaatattaaaaaaaattgagaattggGATTTACTGACCTGAGCAATGTGCATTCGTCCGGAGGGTTCGAAGCCATCGTAGCAAACTGGTTCGGGTTTTTTGGTGAGGAGGTTAAGGAGTTCGTCTTCCTGAATGCATTCTTCTCCGACGCTTCTCACAATTTGAAATTTCTCTTCCGGAGTCAAACTGGGGGCAAATTCAACGATGAAATTGAAACCCTAGAAAACGGAGTTAGTGAGGGAAAGAAACTTACAGATGAGTTGGACTGGGATTGGATGATTGGGGGATCTGAGGGTCGGAGACGGACAACGATTCGACGGCTTCGGTGGGTGGTTGTTCCATTGCGTTACTCTCTcacaggcaaaaaaaaaaagtcaacgcCAGAGAGAGACGAACGCACGGCGGCGGCAGTCAGAGCGAGAGAGCGAAGAAGAAGGCTGAGTGGGTAGGGTGAGTATGGCCTGGGTGTACGTGTCttaaataattgtttatttattcattttgggATTCTTTTCAGggtaaaaattgtattttattttctttaaaatattcaaagaatttgtaaaaaaaaaaattattattttgacaaaTTCTTTACTGGCACGACAGTCATTTGActgttaacattattttattgttaattaatattgttactTGAACAAAACTAAAAgtggtgaaaaaaaattaaaagaattttgattggtAAAATATTAGATTAGAAACTGCAAAAAAGGTCtggggataaaaaaaaattagtaaaccCTAAATCAAATTAGTAGAAGACTACCGTTTGTCTTCAATATCCCAAAAGAGATTACACCCTATGCTCGGTGGCAGACACTCCTAAGTCCTATCTAAAgcagaaaaaaattatctttaatatatttttccttcattattaataattaataaaaaaattatatcctaattcattttatttaaattacttgtataaggtaaaaaaatattgctaTCTCGAGATTCTAACTCTTATAAGTTAGTCAAAGTCAATATTCATCTTATCTTGAtttctcaaaggctaaaaaaattaaagtgcttaaaagatttaaaatttcgaaaatttaaatttaaaagataaaaacataattaactaTTGTAATATAATTTACCTTGTGTTTGATAGTATTGAAATAGAgcggaaagaaagaaaaagttttaaaaattataaatggatTTGACACCTATCATATaactttaaatcaaatttttttttatttcatttcattttcttccacTTCACCGACCATACCCTTACTGATTCAATTATTTATGTctcgtttttttcttcttcttcgatttacttaattttttgaaGAGTCAATTCATAAGTTACATTTTCTaacccatttttttaaaaaaaattataataaactcaacCCACCAGGCTACAACCCACCGAAGATTGAGGTGAATTGAAATTTGTAATTCactctcaaaataaatttaacccaACTCAATCATTTTATCACTACTACCTCGGAAGTAACTGAAGTTGGAACCAGATTTAGCACCAAAACTTATTTATTGCTAGAGACAAAAACGAGGGACAAACCGGCACTCAattgtcttatttttaattttaatttcagatATTtgcttttctaaaaaataaaaatataaagacttGCTTGATAGgacttatttttataagttacaGTACCTTAAAagtattacttttaatttttaaaataaaaattaaacattttaaaattgttttgattttctaCTTTCAATTTTCTATTACTCATACTTTTCCTTATACTGTTGCATCTTCTTCCATTCCTActctatgtaaaaaaataatttttgaaaattgttataAACACAATGAAACACAACTACTTGCTCCTTGAGAGCTAAAATAAGTAATAACACAGGAAGTATTTGAGAGATTGCTTTTCAACCCGAGCTTCACTTGTAAGGAGAGATTCAATTTCACTCAACAAGGGTCCAATCTATTATTGATGGAAGCCACAAGTCAACAACAGGCAACACATTCCCTCAATAATCCATCAAGGATCACATCAATGTGTTCATGAGGTAGCACAGGAAAACCTATGAAGATCAAGGAATCAATCAGAGCCTTGATCCACAAGAATTAAGAAACAGTGGGCGAGCCTGTCTTTATTCTTGGCAATTCAGATCCAAACTGATGAACCTTAGCACAAGTTTggaatttgaagaaattgtgTATCAGTGTATTTCATCCCAAAGCTACCAGCCTACCACAAGGGTGCAACGAACTACACTAGTGAGAAATGACTCTAAAAGTGAAGAAAGGAGCCCCAAGAACAGGATCTGATCCCCATTACTTCCATTGCATATTTGATTCCACTACAGTCACGATCAACATCAGAAAGGAAACACAAAGGTATTTTTGGATTCACTAGGAATCTGTGAAGTCTGTCTCCTTAGATCATAGCTTCTACTTGTTTCCTTTTTCATCAAGTTTCAGAGACAAAATGAGAAGCAACCAAGTGATGATTGAGTTAGGGTCACTAAAATTGAGGTAAGGATTGGGCAAGTTAGGCATGACCAGGATGAACTCAAGGTCATGTGATCCATGCAAGAATTGAATAATTGAGAGTGAGAAAACAAGAACAGCATgagaaattgagagaaagtTTCAGTGGTCTGtcatttcatttcataaaaTCAACCCTGAGAAGGGttattgtatttatattttatacatatcaAATGTGACAGATCCTACTGAGTCTGATGAAACACAGATCTCTTTTAAAGATTGTGTTAACAACTGCTAGCAGAAATCTAGATTGAGGaaagttttattattaaaatagtgAAGAaatcattcaaagttcaaacgCTAATTAATTTAAGACAACTACATTCAAAAGTGAAAATGAGGCTTGATATCAAGAAGTAAACAATTACCTGTTGAACCCTTTTTAGCAAATTTCAATAGGCGAaccaaaattaacaattaacaataaACTACAAAATGACAGAAAACAGTCCGACAAATCAGTAAAAGAATTAAGAATAAACCTTACATAGTCTGAAAGATATTTAAAATGGTCTCTGTGGGGCTTTCTTCCCAAAGATGGCCTCCCAAACAGAGGGTGAAAATGGTGCTTTCTTGTCCAAAAACTGTCCAACAGCTTTCTCATTAACAACAAAACCCTTTTCTGTTAATGTTTTGATAGCACTCTTAGCTTCTTCGACACCTTTTTCATTGCAGAAACCATCCACTAGGCCAACAAAAGCTGTCACATTTGGAGAATGACCTGCTTCTAACATCTCCACACAAAATTCAAAAGCATCATGTAATCTATTACACTTGTAGAGTCCTTGTATAAGGACTGTGTAACTGAAAGCATTGGGTGAAATACCACTACTCtgcattttcctgaaaatcctTTTGGCGTCATCAGCCTTGTGGGCCTTTGTGTATCCCTCCACTACCGCTGTGTATATGACAATCTCTGGAATGGTTCCCTTCTCCCGAATCAAACCAAAAAGTTTCAAAGCTTCTTGAACCAAACCATCTTTACATAAACCATCGAGCATAGCAACAGCATTGGGGATAAGGCCAGTCTCCTTCATCTTCTTGAAGATCTCGTTGGCATCTTGGGGCATAGACTCTTGAGCCGGTTGATTGGGATTTGACCTCTTTGCTTCTTCAGATTGCTTGCTTGCTGCAACCTCTGACAGATTAACTGTTTTATCATCAAAACCAAGCTTAAATTTATCAAGGAAACTGCCTCCTGATTTGCCAACATCCCTATTCGTTTCTGCCACATTTGTTGTGCCCTGAAATGCAAGATCAATTTGggaagatttatttattttgtccaATTCATCAGGCCCACCATGGTTGTCATCAAATCTCGGAGGGAAGGAATGGGAACCTCTATCATATTCTCGGAAACGTGGAGGAGGCTGATTAATTGGCTTCTTACCTCTCAAAGGCCTACTTGGAATTGGTTCTGACAAAGACTGTTCAACATTGTATGACTCCTGGGTTCGGTTGCTACCATTGTCTTTAAAACTTGAGTCTGACTGTTCACGGAAAAAGTCATCAGATTCTCCAACAGGTTGTTTGCTTCTGCCACTGCGATCATCGGTAAAGCTAAAATGGCGCACAGTCTCAAGCCACGGAGGCAGATATTGTTTGGAATATAAAAGGGAAACTAGTTTTTCAATTCGAGAGGAGGATACAAGTTTATGAACCCCTCCTCGAGATGCTGCCATGTGAACCTGTTCATAAGTTGCACCAAGCATATAATCAACAACACCCCCAAATCAAAGAATAAACAGAGCAAAAGGAAAGGCGTGATGATGGATACTGAGATAAccaaatgttaaataataaagtaacaAATCAATCAGATTATAGTGGGGAAAAGAATGAAGAGAAATTATCATCATAAAGTCCTGGTAATTTACCATCTGTTTTGTATTCACCATGCAGCTCTCTGCAACTAGTGCTAGAATTAAATCAAAGCCACTCTCAAAATCCACAACCTACctaaattgaatgaaaaatagtaataaatcaTCCAATAGACGCAACaatgaaagagaaacaaaaccAAAGCAATTTAAATGCtagaaatgaaacaaaaatagagtaaaattgTAAAGTGTAGAAatgtaaaattcattttcggTAGCGCTTTCTCTTACCCTAACTAACACGAAACAAAGGGTGAAAGTAGCAATTCATAT contains:
- the LOC100806939 gene encoding tyrosine--tRNA ligase 1, cytoplasmic; translated protein: MEQPPTEAVESLSVSDPQIPQSSNPSPTHLLTPEEKFQIVRSVGEECIQEDELLNLLTKKPEPVCYDGFEPSGRMHIAQGVMKTINVNKLTSAGCIVKIWIADWFAKLNNKMGGDLKKIETVGRYLIEIWKAVGMDLESGKVEFLWSSKEINARADEYWPLVLDIAQKNNLKRIIRCSQIMGRSEQDELTAAQIFYPCMQCADIFFLKADICQLGMDQRKVNVLAREYCDDIKRKNKPIILSHHMLPGLQQGQEKMSKSDPSSSIFMEDEEAEVNVKIKKAYCPPKTVEGNPCLEYIKYLVLPWFNEFTVERSADNGGNKTFTSFAELTAAYESGELHPGDLKPALAKSLNKILEPVREHFRKDSNAKELLKRVKAYRVTK
- the LOC100780355 gene encoding pentatricopeptide repeat-containing protein At4g38150 isoform X3, with product MVNTKQMVHMAASRGGVHKLVSSSRIEKLVSLLYSKQYLPPWLETVRHFSFTDDRSGRSKQPVGESDDFFREQSDSSFKDNGSNRTQESYNVEQSLSEPIPSRPLRGKKPINQPPPRFREYDRGSHSFPPRFDDNHGGPDELDKINKSSQIDLAFQGTTNVAETNRDVGKSGGSFLDKFKLGFDDKTVNLSEVAASKQSEEAKRSNPNQPAQESMPQDANEIFKKMKETGLIPNAVAMLDGLCKDGLVQEALKLFGLIREKGTIPEIVIYTAVVEGYTKAHKADDAKRIFRKMQSSGISPNAFSYTVLIQGLYKCNRLHDAFEFCVEMLEAGHSPNVTAFVGLVDGFCNEKGVEEAKSAIKTLTEKGFVVNEKAVGQFLDKKAPFSPSVWEAIFGKKAPQRPF
- the LOC100780355 gene encoding pentatricopeptide repeat-containing protein At4g38150 isoform X2 — encoded protein: MQSCIFHLRLRHTHSPLTTHHSPIHFLRGQLSRDSVHMAASRGGVHKLVSSSRIEKLVSLLYSKQYLPPWLETVRHFSFTDDRSGRSKQPVGESDDFFREQSDSSFKDNGSNRTQESYNVEQSLSEPIPSRPLRGKKPINQPPPRFREYDRGSHSFPPRFDDNHGGPDELDKINKSSQIDLAFQGTTNVAETNRDVGKSGGSFLDKFKLGFDDKTVNLSEVAASKQSEEAKRSNPNQPAQESMPQDANEIFKKMKETGLIPNAVAMLDGLCKDGLVQEALKLFGLIREKGTIPEIVIYTAVVEGYTKAHKADDAKRIFRKMQSSGISPNAFSYTVLIQGLYKCNRLHDAFEFCVEMLEAGHSPNVTAFVGLVDGFCNEKGVEEAKSAIKTLTEKGFVVNEKAVGQFLDKKAPFSPSVWEAIFGKKAPQRPF
- the LOC100780355 gene encoding pentatricopeptide repeat-containing protein At4g38150 isoform X1: MQSCIFHLRLRHTHSPLTTHHSPIHFLRGQLSRDSVVDFESGFDLILALVAESCMVNTKQMVHMAASRGGVHKLVSSSRIEKLVSLLYSKQYLPPWLETVRHFSFTDDRSGRSKQPVGESDDFFREQSDSSFKDNGSNRTQESYNVEQSLSEPIPSRPLRGKKPINQPPPRFREYDRGSHSFPPRFDDNHGGPDELDKINKSSQIDLAFQGTTNVAETNRDVGKSGGSFLDKFKLGFDDKTVNLSEVAASKQSEEAKRSNPNQPAQESMPQDANEIFKKMKETGLIPNAVAMLDGLCKDGLVQEALKLFGLIREKGTIPEIVIYTAVVEGYTKAHKADDAKRIFRKMQSSGISPNAFSYTVLIQGLYKCNRLHDAFEFCVEMLEAGHSPNVTAFVGLVDGFCNEKGVEEAKSAIKTLTEKGFVVNEKAVGQFLDKKAPFSPSVWEAIFGKKAPQRPF